One segment of Zonotrichia albicollis isolate bZonAlb1 chromosome 4, bZonAlb1.hap1, whole genome shotgun sequence DNA contains the following:
- the SLC25A17 gene encoding peroxisomal membrane protein PMP34, which translates to MAGAGAARGSLELAGAAGPPGRAEQQPQPQQPRAAAMSSVASYESLVHAVSGAVGSMTAMTVFFPLDTARLRLQVDEKRKSKTTPAVLLEIIKEEGLLAPYRGWFPVISSLCCSNFVYFYTFNSLKALWVKGQHSTTGKDLVLGVVAGVVNVLLTTPLWVVNTRLKLQGAKFRNEDIVPTNYRGIIDAFHQIVRDEGVLALWNGTFPSLLLVFNPAIQFMFYEGFKRKLLKKQLQLTSLDAFVIGAIAKAVATTLTYPLQTVQSILRFGRHRLNPENRTLGSLRNVLYLLQQRVRRFGLVGLYKGLEAKLLQTVLTAALMFLVYEKLTAATFTVMGLKHSRRH; encoded by the exons ATGGCgggcgcgggggcggcgcgcGGCAGCCTAGAGCtggccggggccgcggggccgccgggccgggccgagcagcagccacagccacagcagccgaGAGCCGCCGCGATGTCGTCCGTGGCCTCCTACGAGAGCCTGGTGCACGCCGTGTCCGGCGCCGTG ggcAGTATGACTGCAATgactgtattttttcctttggataCAGCTAGACTTAGACTTCAGG TTGATGAGAAACGGAAGTCAAAGACAACACCGGCCGTCCTTTTGGAAATAATCAAAGAGGAAGGCCT GTTGGCACCATATCGAGGATGGTTTCCTGTTAtctccagcctgtgctgctccaattttgtttatttttatacatttaatAGTCTTAAAGCCCTCTGGGTCAAAGGTCAGCATTCAACCACTGGAAAAGACTTGGTTCTTGGGGTTGTTGCAG GAGTAGTGAATGTACTCCTGACCACCCCTCTCTGGGTAGTGAACACACGCCTGAAGCTGCAGGGAGCAAAATTCAGAAATGAAGACATTGTACCAACCAATTACAGAGGCATAATAG ATGCCTTTCATCAAATAGTCCGAGATGAAGGAGTCTTAGCTCTGTGGAATGGTACTTTCCCCTCCTTGCTGCTGGTCTTCAATCCTGCCATACAGTTTATGTTTTATGAAGGCTTTAAACGAAAGCTTTTGAAAAAGCAGCTGCAA CTCACATCTTTGGATGCTTTTGTCATTGGTGCAATAGCCAAAGCAGTTGCCACCACCCTCACTTATCCTCTGCAGACAGTACAGTCAATTCTGCGG TTTGGACGTCACAGGCTGAACCCAGAGAACCGAACACTGGGCAGTCTTAGAAATGTTCTTTACCTTCTTCAACAGAGAGTGAG GCGTTTTGGGTTAGTGGGACTCTACAAAGGCCTTGAAGCAAAGCTCCTGCAGACAGTCCTTACTGCTGCTCTGATGTTTCTGGTGTATGAGAAACTGACTGCAGCCACCTTCACAGTCATGGGATTGAAGCACTCGCGCAGACATTGA